The genomic segment TTACCATCATGAACAAGCACTCGATCTCGACGATCCTCGCCGCTGCCGCCTTCGCGCTGACCTCGGCAGCCGCCTTCGCCGCCCCCGCCGTCGCTACCGGTACCGTCAAGGTTCGCGACGATGCCGGCAACTATGGCAACTGGGTCGACACCCTCCATGCCGGCGAGCACGTCAACGTCACCGGCTGCAATTACGGCTGGTGCTACATCAAGCATCCCGGCCCCGATGGCTGGGTCAAGCAGAGCCGTCTCGATTTCGATTACGGCTACGACGACGCCGAGATCGTGGCCGTGACCCCGGTCGAACCCAGCATCGGCTTCGGCATGAATTTCGGCCCGGGCGGCGACGTTTCCTTCGGCTTCGGTTTCGCCTCCTACTGAGCCCGGTCGCCCGCCCCGGCAAAGCCACTCCCGCTGCCCCGGGAGTGGCTTTTCTTTTCTCCAAAATATTCTTCGTCCATTTGTCGATTACGGCGGGGCCGTCTCGTCGTGTCGGTATCAGGGCCAATTGCCCCGACCGAAAACGAGAGGACGAAAATGCAGATCTCCGCCTTGGCCGCCGTCGCGGTCGCCGCCATGTTCGCCACGCCCGCCTTCGCCGAGGACCGCACCGGCACGCTGCCGGTCAACGGCCTGGAAATGTATTATGAGATCCACGGCGAGGGAGAGCCGCTGGTCCTCATTCACGGCGCCTGGATGAATATCGACACCAACTGGGCCGCGCTCATGCCCACCCTCGCCATGGATCACAAGGTCATTGCCCTGGAGATGCAGGGCCACGGCCGCACCACCGATCGCGACACTCCCATCACCTATGAAGGCATGGCCGATGACGTCGCGGCCGCGCTCGATGCCCTCCAGGTCGAGAAGGCCGACATTTTCGGCTATTCCATGGGCGCCGGCATCGCGCTGCAGCTTGTCATCCGCCATCCCGAAAAGGTCGAGCGGCTCATCGCAGCCTCGGGCGGCTATTCCACCGACGGTCTCGCTGAAGGTTACGACGCAA from the Youhaiella tibetensis genome contains:
- a CDS encoding SH3 domain-containing protein; this translates as MNKHSISTILAAAAFALTSAAAFAAPAVATGTVKVRDDAGNYGNWVDTLHAGEHVNVTGCNYGWCYIKHPGPDGWVKQSRLDFDYGYDDAEIVAVTPVEPSIGFGMNFGPGGDVSFGFGFASY
- a CDS encoding alpha/beta fold hydrolase; the protein is MQISALAAVAVAAMFATPAFAEDRTGTLPVNGLEMYYEIHGEGEPLVLIHGAWMNIDTNWAALMPTLAMDHKVIALEMQGHGRTTDRDTPITYEGMADDVAAALDALQVEKADIFGYSMGAGIALQLVIRHPEKVERLIAASGGYSTDGLAEGYDAMVATMTPEMFVGTPLESEYKRLSPTPDHFRDFAVKMIAFEAPFSWPESDIKAIKAPTLLIGGDADIVTLEHQASLYRLLGGTENGDINGLSTAQLLILPGTSHIGVFFNPLNVEIMKLAVPAFLSAELPPKPPQF